The genome window GCTCTTGCCGGCATCCGCGTCGTCCAGTCCTTCGCCAACGAAGCACTGGAGCGCGAACGCTTCGCCGAGCAGAACCGGCGCTTCCTGCAAAGCCGGGCCGAAGGCTACCGCAGCGAAGCGTGGTTTTCGGTCGGCACCGAAACCTTCGCCCAGCTCATCACCATATTGGTGATCATCGTCGGGGGCTTACGCATCCTGGCGGCCGAACTGACCGTCCCCGATATGCTGACCTTCCTGCTCTGCGTCGCCGTGCTGGTCGATCCGGTTAAGCGGCTCGCCAATTTCGTGCGCCTCTGGCAAGAGGGCTATACCGGCTTCATCAGAGCCATGGAGATCCTGGAGATCGCCCCCGATATCACCGATCGGCCGGAAGCCCGGCCGATGCCGGCGCCAAGGGGTGAAATCCGCTTTACCGATGTCGCCTTCGGCTATGAGGCCGACGGCCCGCGCGTGCTCGAACCGCTGTCGCTCACCATCGCACCCGGGGAGTTCGTTGCCCTGGTCGGCCCTTCAGGGGTCGGCAAGAGCACGCTTTGTGCGCTCATACCGCGCTTCTACGATGTCGAGGCGGGTGCCATCCGTATCGACGGCACCGATATCCGCGAGGTGACGCTGGCCTCACTCCGAAGCCATGTCGGGGTGGTGCAGCAGGATGTCTACCTCTTTGCGGGCACCGTCGCGGAAAACCTGCGCTACGGCAGAGCCGGCGCCAGCGAGGCCGAACTGGAAGCGGCTGCGCGTGCGGCCAACGCGCACGACTTCATCATGGCTCTGCCCCAGGGCTACGACACCGATATCGGCCAGCGCGGCGTCAAGCTCTCGGGCGGCCAGCGCCAGCGCATCACCATCGCCCGCGCCTTCCTCAAAGATCCCGAAATCCTGATCTTCGACGAGGCGACCAGCGCGCTCGACAACGAGAGCGAGCGCGCGGTGCAGCAGGCACTGCTCAGCCTGGCGAATGGCAGAACCACCCTGGTCATCGCCCATCGCCTGTCGACCGTCCGCCATGCCGACCGCATCCTGGTTCTGACGGCTGACGGCATCGTCGAACAGGGCACCCATGACGAACTCATGGCGCAGGACGGAGTCTACGCCAATCTGCACAGCGTGCAGGCCAGCATCTGAGCGGTTGGACACCTCCGCAGCAATAAAAAACCCGGCATCGCGCCGGGTTTTTCGTCATTCCTTCAGCGGCTGGTTTCAGCCGTTGGCAACCAGGCGTTTCTCGTCGCGGCCGCCCTTCATGCGCTCGGCCAGCAGGAAGGCAAGCTCGAGCGCCTGGTCGGAGTTAAGGCGCGGGTCGCAATGGGTATGGTAGCGATCCTGCAGGTCGTCGGCGGTAACGGCGCGGGCGCCGCCGGTGCACTCGGTCACGTCCTTGCCGGTCATCTCGATATGGATGCCGCCGGGATGCGAGCCTTCGGCGCGGTGGATCTGGAAGAAGCTTTCGACTTCCGACAGGATCCGCTCGAAGGGACGGGTCTTGTAGTTGTTGAGCGTGATCGTGTTGCCATGCATCGGGTCGCAGGACCAGACGACCTTGCGGCCCTCGCGCTCGACGGCGCGAATGAGCTTCGGCAGGCTCTCGGCAACCTTTTCGTGGCCGAAACGGCAGATCAGCGTCAGGCGGCCGGCTTCGTTCGCCGGGTTCAGAATGTCGATCAGCTGCAGCAGATCGTCGGCCTGCAACGACGGGCCGCATTTCAGGCCGATCGGGTTCTTGATGCCGCGGCAATATTCGACATGCGCATGGTCGGCCTGGCGCGTGCGGTCGCCGATCCAGATCATGTGGCCGGAGGTCGCGTACCAGTCGCCCGAAGTGGAATCGACGCGGGTCAGCGCCTCCTCGTAGCCGAGCAGCAGCGCCTCATGGCTAGTGAAGAAATCGGTCTCGCGCAAGCTCGGATGATTTTCCGAGGTGATGCCGATCGCCTTCATGAAATCCATGGTTTCGCTGATGCGGTCGGCAAGCTTGCGGTAGCGCTCGCCCTGCGGGCTGTCCTTGACGAAGCCGAGCATCCACTGATGCACGTTTTCGAGATTGGCGTAACCGCCCATCGCGAAGGCGCGCAGAAGGTTCAGCGTCGCTGCCGACTGGCGGTAGGCCATGGCCTGGCGTTCCGGGTTCGGAATGCGCGACTCCTCGGTGAATTCGATGCCGTTGATGATGTCGCCGCGATAGGCCGGCAGCGTGACATCGCCCTGTTTCTCGACATTCGACGAACGCGGCTTGGCGAACTGGCCGGCGATGCGGCCGACCTTGACGACCGGCAGCTGCGCGCCGAAGGTCAGCACGACGGCCATCTGCAAGAAGGCGCGGAAGAAGTCGCGAATATTGTCTGCGCCGTGTTCGGCAAAGCTCTCGGCGCAGTCGCCGCCCTGCAGCAGGAAGCCGTTGCCTTCGGCGACATTGGCAAGATGCTTTTTCAGGCGGCGCGCTTCACCGGCAAAGACGAGCGGCGGATAGCTGGCGAGCGTGGCTTCCGTTGCCGCCAAAGCGGCTGCGTCGGGATATTCCGGAACCTGCAGGATCGGCTTTTGCCGCCAGCTGCTCGGGGTCCAATTCTCTGCCATTTCACTCACCTCACTCGCACCCGTCCCCGGGATGCCCCTATCCTTAATTGCGGCGGCTTATAGACCTTTAGATCGGCCTTGCAAAGGCCAATCACCCAGAGCGCGATCGCCCGCGCTGTCGCCGCCGGCGAAAGCTCGCATATAGGTAGCAAAAGCCGTCAACTCTACCATTAAACCAACATATACTATGTCGATTTCCCTATATTTTAGACTTTGCATGTAAAACCGCAGAAGGGTTTCAACATTGGGGACATGTCATGGCGATCCTTCTGCCCGGTTTCATAGCGGACCGCTCGGGCAATTTCGGTATCATGACTGCATTGCTGATGGTGCCGCTCCTCGGTACGGCAGGCATGGCGGTGGATTTCGCCCACGCGCTGAGCCTGAGGACGCAGCTTTACGCCGCCGCCGATGCCGCCGCCGTCGGCTCGATCGCCGAAAAATCCGGCGCGGTCGCCGCCGCCATGACGATGAGCGGCAACGGCACGATCTCGCTTGGCAAGACCGACGCCCGCAACATCTTCATGTCGCAGATGTCAGGCGAGCTGGCCGATGTTAAGGTCGATCTCGGCATTGACGTCACCAAGGCCGCCAACAGGCTGAGCTCCCAGGTTTCCTTCACGGC of Rhizobium sp. BT04 contains these proteins:
- a CDS encoding ABC transporter ATP-binding protein, with translation MNISFSRARKSSRRHNAFLNLFRGDPAADRGRRWLRMRKFLSYYRPHLPLLLADLLCAILVAGTAIALPLCANIVTSRLLALPDAPQAFAQILAMGGIMLAVLAVQIAAIFFVDYRGHVMGARIEATVRQELFEHCQKLSFSFYDHQRTGQLMSRITNDSLWLGELFHHGPEDLSIALLKYGGAMLVLFFIDPPLAGIILLLTPVAMAYALYFNRRMNRALEASKRQIAAVNERVEDALAGIRVVQSFANEALERERFAEQNRRFLQSRAEGYRSEAWFSVGTETFAQLITILVIIVGGLRILAAELTVPDMLTFLLCVAVLVDPVKRLANFVRLWQEGYTGFIRAMEILEIAPDITDRPEARPMPAPRGEIRFTDVAFGYEADGPRVLEPLSLTIAPGEFVALVGPSGVGKSTLCALIPRFYDVEAGAIRIDGTDIREVTLASLRSHVGVVQQDVYLFAGTVAENLRYGRAGASEAELEAAARAANAHDFIMALPQGYDTDIGQRGVKLSGGQRQRITIARAFLKDPEILIFDEATSALDNESERAVQQALLSLANGRTTLVIAHRLSTVRHADRILVLTADGIVEQGTHDELMAQDGVYANLHSVQASI
- a CDS encoding class II 3-deoxy-7-phosphoheptulonate synthase, with the protein product MAENWTPSSWRQKPILQVPEYPDAAALAATEATLASYPPLVFAGEARRLKKHLANVAEGNGFLLQGGDCAESFAEHGADNIRDFFRAFLQMAVVLTFGAQLPVVKVGRIAGQFAKPRSSNVEKQGDVTLPAYRGDIINGIEFTEESRIPNPERQAMAYRQSAATLNLLRAFAMGGYANLENVHQWMLGFVKDSPQGERYRKLADRISETMDFMKAIGITSENHPSLRETDFFTSHEALLLGYEEALTRVDSTSGDWYATSGHMIWIGDRTRQADHAHVEYCRGIKNPIGLKCGPSLQADDLLQLIDILNPANEAGRLTLICRFGHEKVAESLPKLIRAVEREGRKVVWSCDPMHGNTITLNNYKTRPFERILSEVESFFQIHRAEGSHPGGIHIEMTGKDVTECTGGARAVTADDLQDRYHTHCDPRLNSDQALELAFLLAERMKGGRDEKRLVANG